One Campylobacter concisus DNA window includes the following coding sequences:
- the fabI gene encoding enoyl-ACP reductase FabI, translated as MILKGKKGLIVGVANAKSIAYGIAEACHAQGAQMAFTYLNDALKKRVEPIAEEFGSKFVYELDVNNQAHLDGLADQIKADLGEIDFVVHAVAYAPKEALEGEFVNTTKEAFDIAMGTSVYSLLSLTRAVLPVLKEGGSVLTLTYLGGPKFVPHYNVMGVAKAALESSVRYLAHDLGAKNIRVNAISAGPIKTLAASGIGDFRMILRYNEVNSPLKRNVTTEDVGNSAMYLLSDLASGVTGEVHYVDCGYNIMGMGDVATDAEGNTILAWDAK; from the coding sequence ATGATACTAAAAGGCAAAAAAGGCCTCATCGTCGGCGTCGCTAACGCCAAATCCATCGCTTACGGCATCGCCGAAGCTTGTCACGCCCAGGGTGCGCAAATGGCGTTTACATACCTAAATGATGCTCTTAAAAAGCGCGTAGAGCCGATCGCAGAGGAGTTTGGTAGCAAATTTGTCTACGAACTTGATGTGAATAATCAAGCACATTTAGATGGACTTGCGGATCAAATCAAAGCAGACCTTGGCGAGATAGATTTCGTCGTGCATGCAGTGGCTTACGCACCAAAAGAAGCGCTTGAGGGCGAGTTTGTAAATACGACAAAAGAGGCATTTGATATAGCGATGGGCACTAGTGTTTATTCGCTACTAAGCCTTACTCGCGCGGTCCTACCGGTGCTAAAAGAGGGCGGCTCGGTGCTAACTCTTACATATCTTGGCGGACCAAAATTTGTGCCACACTACAACGTAATGGGTGTTGCCAAAGCAGCACTTGAGAGCTCAGTTCGCTACCTAGCACATGACCTTGGCGCTAAAAACATCCGCGTAAATGCGATCAGTGCAGGTCCTATCAAAACGCTTGCTGCAAGCGGAATAGGCGACTTTAGGATGATTTTACGCTACAACGAAGTAAATAGCCCGCTAAAACGCAACGTCACGACTGAAGACGTCGGCAACAGCGCGATGTATCTGCTTAGCGACCTTGCTAGTGGCGTGACCGGCGAGGTGCACTACGTAGACTGCGGCTACAACATCATGGGCATGGGCGACGTGGCTACCGACGCCGAGGGTAACACGATTTTAGCTTGGGACGCAAAATAA
- a CDS encoding TonB-dependent receptor domain-containing protein encodes MIDGAKQNGNTFHHNADLLIDPDLIKAVDVEVGSRSVVNGSGTLGGSVAFKTVDAKDLLESGEIIGAKIKTGYASNNDEFSQGLMIFTAPVEGLDFIAAINHKGYDCGKSGNKRKIGGDGNDLSYLLKLGYSFLDAHRISISREHNEFKGMYPMRAEFGSWYTGRFPVDNRKYERDTTTLKYEYKPSDLLNLEVTAYNTEHKKDDPVLKILGVKTNGINAKAKSVVESGALTQTFRYGAEFYQSKNFNKPDNRYPEKVNNYSIYAEDALNFSSLTVTPGVRYTHHELKSYDGRAGNVKSYTYKFNEFTPALALDYEILKGLNAFASYARVFRGPDVMESMMASGISRGRALNWEANKDLKATTGNSYETGLKYHGDISEASSYSLSAKYFMTKYKNLIVDNNTANGALKRINAGGADISGVELLARLNLDALSLAASYTHQKVKYRNRVLTSCSVGVVGPCYATSNVIGYRDQGDKYTFNAEYAFSRIDTLIGYNLIYFASKNTISAGDNKNVKMPSYAVSDIYATYAPSSGKFKGLEINAGIYNLFNKAYTSQSLRVATYTGNSNTIDWEPGRNFKVNVSYKF; translated from the coding sequence ATGATAGATGGCGCGAAACAAAATGGAAATACATTTCACCACAACGCTGACTTGCTGATCGATCCAGATCTTATAAAAGCTGTTGATGTCGAGGTTGGCTCAAGATCAGTGGTAAATGGCTCAGGCACGCTTGGTGGTTCGGTCGCCTTTAAAACGGTGGACGCAAAAGATTTGCTAGAAAGTGGTGAGATTATTGGCGCAAAGATAAAGACAGGATACGCCTCAAACAACGACGAATTTTCGCAAGGTCTTATGATCTTTACTGCACCAGTTGAAGGGCTTGATTTTATAGCTGCTATTAATCACAAGGGCTACGACTGCGGCAAAAGCGGCAACAAAAGAAAGATAGGCGGCGACGGAAACGATCTTAGCTATCTTTTAAAGCTTGGTTATAGCTTCCTTGATGCACATAGAATTTCTATCTCAAGAGAACATAATGAATTTAAAGGCATGTATCCAATGAGAGCTGAGTTTGGCAGCTGGTATACTGGTCGATTTCCTGTTGATAACCGCAAATACGAGCGTGATACGACAACGCTAAAATACGAGTATAAGCCTAGTGATCTTTTGAATTTGGAGGTAACGGCATATAATACCGAGCACAAAAAAGATGACCCAGTCTTAAAAATTTTAGGCGTAAAGACAAACGGCATAAATGCAAAGGCTAAAAGTGTAGTAGAGAGCGGCGCTTTGACGCAGACATTTAGATATGGTGCTGAGTTTTATCAAAGTAAAAATTTTAACAAACCAGACAATCGCTACCCAGAAAAGGTAAATAACTACTCGATCTACGCAGAAGATGCGCTAAATTTTAGCTCGCTAACCGTTACTCCTGGCGTCAGATATACGCACCATGAGCTAAAAAGCTATGATGGCAGAGCTGGAAATGTAAAAAGCTACACCTATAAATTTAACGAATTTACCCCAGCGCTTGCGCTTGATTATGAAATTCTTAAAGGGCTTAACGCATTTGCAAGCTATGCGAGGGTCTTTAGAGGACCTGACGTCATGGAGTCGATGATGGCAAGCGGAATTAGCAGGGGCAGGGCACTAAACTGGGAGGCAAATAAAGATCTAAAAGCGACAACTGGCAACAGCTACGAAACTGGTCTTAAATACCATGGCGACATAAGTGAAGCTAGTTCATATAGCCTATCTGCAAAATACTTCATGACAAAATATAAAAATTTAATAGTTGATAACAACACAGCAAATGGAGCTTTAAAGAGGATAAACGCTGGCGGGGCTGATATAAGCGGCGTCGAGCTACTTGCAAGGCTAAATTTAGACGCACTAAGCCTAGCTGCTAGCTACACTCATCAAAAGGTAAAATATAGAAATAGGGTATTGACATCTTGTTCGGTGGGGGTTGTTGGGCCTTGCTATGCGACATCAAACGTCATTGGCTACCGCGATCAAGGTGATAAATATACATTTAACGCCGAGTACGCATTTTCAAGGATCGATACGCTAATAGGCTACAACCTAATCTACTTTGCCTCAAAAAATACCATATCAGCTGGCGATAATAAAAATGTCAAGATGCCAAGCTACGCAGTTAGCGACATCTACGCTACCTATGCGCCAAGCAGCGGTAAATTTAAAGGTCTAGAGATAAATGCTGGAATTTATAACCTCTTTAACAAAGCCTATACTTCACAATCTCTGAGGGTAGCTACATATACAGGCAACTCAAATACGATAGACTGGGAGCCAGGTAGAAATTTCAAAGTAAATGTCTCTTATAAATTTTAG
- a CDS encoding DUF2625 family protein, whose protein sequence is MVEERLNNLKMGEILLRDESRAQSELLGLQVATCSPMGALIYGCGGIVMNRGWLRLLGSGCEQMKCGIYSFNLGKSFSEIGHISSYLLVANDILGKILR, encoded by the coding sequence TTGGTCGAAGAACGGCTAAATAATCTAAAAATGGGTGAAATTTTACTGCGTGATGAGAGCAGGGCGCAAAGCGAGCTTTTAGGGCTTCAGGTAGCTACTTGCTCACCGATGGGAGCGCTTATTTATGGGTGTGGTGGCATCGTGATGAATAGAGGTTGGCTGCGCCTGCTTGGTTCAGGATGCGAGCAGATGAAGTGTGGAATTTATAGCTTTAACCTTGGCAAAAGCTTTAGTGAGATAGGACATATATCTAGCTATTTGCTCGTGGCAAACGATATTTTGGGTAAAATTTTGCGCTAA
- a CDS encoding FAD-dependent oxidoreductase codes for MRQKHFEVAIVGAGISGTALFYELAAFSDIKKVALLEKYDGVATLNSSGKGNSQTIHCGDIETNYTLEKAKKVSQVANMPVKYALKYNLEGKYMFAHQKMTLAIGDAEVERIKERYDSFKELFAYLEIYDKEKLKQIEPNVVFDANGNERPESIIAIGTQNGQFTTMDFGGLANSLVQNALNLGADGYEISLNSEVTDIKKAGDTFHIKINDGEAITANYVVVDAGGHSLFLAHKMGYGLHLSTLPVAGSFYFAKKRLLNGKVYMVQNDKLPFAALHGDPDILANGNTRFGPTALVIPKLERYHGCSSFFDFCKCLKFDKNVFEIFTNLLKDSDIRSYILRNFLFEVPFINKKEFVKDARKIVPSLSENDLSYAVNFGGVRPQVIDRNKKCLELGEGKISTGEGISFNMTPSPGATSCFEIARTDMIEACKFLGKNFNEEKFNAEFFG; via the coding sequence ATGAGGCAAAAGCACTTTGAAGTGGCAATTGTTGGAGCGGGCATTAGCGGGACGGCACTCTTTTACGAGTTGGCTGCATTTAGCGATATAAAAAAGGTCGCGCTTTTAGAAAAATATGACGGCGTAGCGACGCTAAATTCAAGCGGCAAGGGCAACTCACAGACCATCCACTGCGGCGATATAGAGACAAACTACACGCTAGAAAAGGCAAAAAAGGTCTCGCAAGTGGCAAACATGCCAGTAAAATACGCTCTAAAATACAACTTAGAGGGCAAATATATGTTTGCTCATCAAAAGATGACGCTAGCCATCGGAGATGCCGAAGTAGAGCGCATCAAGGAGCGATATGATAGCTTTAAAGAGCTATTTGCTTATCTTGAAATTTATGACAAAGAGAAGTTAAAACAGATCGAGCCAAACGTCGTTTTTGACGCAAATGGCAATGAGAGGCCAGAAAGCATCATCGCCATAGGCACGCAAAATGGGCAGTTTACGACGATGGACTTTGGTGGCTTAGCAAACTCACTTGTGCAAAATGCGCTGAATTTAGGCGCAGATGGCTACGAGATCAGTCTAAACTCAGAAGTAACTGATATAAAAAAGGCGGGCGATACATTTCACATAAAGATAAATGATGGCGAAGCGATCACTGCAAACTACGTTGTAGTAGATGCTGGAGGACACTCGCTATTTTTGGCTCATAAAATGGGTTATGGGCTTCATCTTAGCACACTGCCCGTTGCTGGAAGCTTTTACTTTGCAAAAAAACGCCTACTAAACGGCAAAGTTTATATGGTGCAAAACGATAAGCTGCCATTTGCTGCGCTTCACGGCGACCCAGACATCCTAGCTAATGGAAACACTCGTTTTGGCCCAACAGCCCTAGTTATACCAAAACTAGAGAGATATCACGGCTGTTCAAGCTTTTTTGACTTTTGTAAATGCCTAAAATTTGATAAAAATGTCTTTGAAATCTTTACAAATCTCTTAAAAGATAGCGACATCAGATCTTATATTTTAAGAAATTTCTTATTTGAAGTGCCATTTATCAATAAAAAAGAATTTGTAAAAGACGCTAGAAAGATCGTACCAAGCCTAAGTGAAAATGACCTAAGCTATGCTGTAAATTTTGGCGGCGTAAGGCCACAAGTTATCGACCGTAATAAAAAGTGCCTTGAGCTTGGCGAGGGCAAGATAAGCACAGGCGAGGGTATAAGTTTTAATATGACTCCAAGCCCTGGGGCTACAAGTTGCTTTGAAATAGCAAGAACTGATATGATCGAAGCCTGTAAATTTTTAGGTAAAAATTTTAACGAAGAGAAATTTAACGCCGAGTTTTTTGGGTAA
- a CDS encoding triose-phosphate isomerase, whose amino-acid sequence MKFLANLKCNHTRASFREYAKILDENLSANDDVTVFPPFSALDLAAHKFKLGAQNFYPCESGAHTGEIGKAMLDEFGVKSVLIGHSERRELGESEELLRAKFGFAVKAGWQIVYCIGENLSVNESGATKEFLSRQLENIDLGYERLLIAYEPVWAIGTGKSASTEQIEGVLNFIREQTRAPLLYGGSVNVANIGGIAGIASCDGVLVGTASWDATKFLELMRVVS is encoded by the coding sequence TTGAAATTTCTAGCGAATTTAAAGTGCAACCACACAAGAGCAAGCTTTAGAGAGTACGCGAAAATTTTAGACGAAAATTTAAGCGCAAACGACGACGTGACGGTATTTCCTCCGTTTAGCGCGCTTGATCTTGCGGCTCATAAATTTAAACTCGGCGCGCAAAATTTCTATCCGTGCGAAAGCGGTGCTCACACCGGCGAGATCGGCAAGGCGATGCTGGACGAGTTTGGCGTAAAAAGTGTACTGATCGGACACTCCGAACGGCGCGAGCTGGGCGAGAGCGAGGAGCTTTTACGAGCTAAATTTGGCTTCGCCGTAAAGGCGGGCTGGCAGATTGTCTACTGTATCGGCGAAAATTTGAGCGTGAATGAAAGTGGAGCGACCAAAGAATTTCTAAGCCGCCAGCTTGAAAATATAGACCTTGGCTACGAGCGGCTGCTGATTGCCTACGAGCCCGTGTGGGCGATAGGCACGGGCAAAAGCGCGAGCACAGAGCAGATCGAAGGAGTTTTAAATTTCATTCGCGAGCAGACGAGAGCGCCGCTACTTTACGGCGGCAGCGTAAATGTCGCAAATATCGGCGGGATAGCGGGTATCGCAAGCTGCGATGGAGTGTTAGTAGGTACGGCGAGCTGGGACGCGACGAAGTTTTTGGAGCTTATGCGCGTTGTCTCGTGA
- a CDS encoding DUF4272 domain-containing protein gives MPKTAQQRKDESIKILKKEGVAVLESLPLRYDNSEVTPRSVDEIIARAVCSFTAIMCACTIRDNGHLSEDEIAWAKDFLGDFYDDLSVKEKEVVEGRADINSAVNMGWKYESLWILLWVLGIAEDIGKMDKICDCHFVMGIFREGGLKNRSKPRSLDEILNKLDLVYRYHWACVDARVNGKKVAGLDEEIVMERRAGLEWLCCKGQENDDIKSEFNAWDYPDLNT, from the coding sequence ATGCCAAAAACAGCGCAACAAAGAAAAGATGAGAGTATAAAAATTTTAAAAAAAGAGGGTGTGGCTGTGCTTGAGAGTCTGCCACTAAGGTATGACAATAGTGAAGTTACGCCAAGAAGCGTTGATGAGATCATTGCTCGTGCGGTTTGCTCATTTACGGCCATTATGTGTGCTTGCACTATCCGCGACAATGGACACCTAAGTGAAGATGAGATAGCTTGGGCTAAAGACTTTTTGGGCGATTTTTATGATGATTTAAGTGTAAAAGAAAAAGAGGTCGTAGAGGGAAGGGCTGATATAAATTCGGCTGTAAATATGGGCTGGAAGTATGAGTCGCTTTGGATCTTGCTTTGGGTACTTGGTATTGCTGAAGATATCGGTAAGATGGATAAAATTTGCGACTGTCATTTTGTGATGGGTATCTTTAGAGAGGGTGGACTCAAAAACCGCTCAAAACCGCGCAGTTTGGATGAAATTTTAAACAAACTTGACCTAGTTTATCGCTACCACTGGGCGTGTGTGGATGCAAGGGTAAATGGCAAAAAGGTTGCTGGACTTGACGAAGAGATCGTTATGGAAAGACGTGCAGGGCTTGAGTGGTTATGTTGCAAAGGACAAGAAAATGATGATATAAAGTCTGAATTTAACGCCTGGGACTACCCTGATCTAAATACGTAA
- the gap gene encoding type I glyceraldehyde-3-phosphate dehydrogenase, which produces MSVKVAINGFGRIGRCAARIILERDDVELVAINDTATRDMTRYLLKYDSVHGEFKQDVKVISDDFIEVNGKKIRVFSTRDLNELSYADYGADVVLECTGKFLTTEKCEPYLARGIKKVVMSAPAKDDTATFVVGVNDDKYAGEAIVSNASCTTNGLAPVAKVLNDKFGIVKGLMTTIHAYTNGQSLVDVKAKDFRRSRAAALNIGPTTTGAAKAIAKVLPELNGKMHGQAVRVPVANVSMVDLTAVLKRPAGKEEINEAFRAAAESNLKGILFVDDDYRVSSDFCTSAYSSIVASDTTQVIAGDMVKVFAWYDNEWGYSTRLVDLAKIVATK; this is translated from the coding sequence ATGTCAGTTAAAGTAGCAATAAACGGCTTCGGGCGTATCGGCAGGTGTGCCGCTCGTATTATTTTAGAGCGAGACGACGTTGAGCTTGTCGCTATCAACGACACGGCGACGCGCGACATGACGCGCTATCTGCTCAAATACGACAGCGTGCACGGCGAATTTAAACAAGACGTTAAGGTGATAAGCGACGATTTTATAGAAGTAAACGGCAAAAAAATAAGAGTTTTTTCAACAAGAGATCTAAACGAGCTTAGCTACGCAGACTACGGCGCAGACGTAGTTTTGGAGTGTACGGGCAAGTTTTTAACCACTGAAAAATGCGAACCGTATTTAGCTCGCGGTATCAAAAAAGTCGTCATGAGCGCTCCGGCAAAAGACGACACGGCGACGTTCGTAGTCGGCGTAAACGACGATAAATACGCAGGCGAAGCTATCGTCTCAAACGCAAGCTGCACGACAAACGGCCTAGCTCCCGTCGCAAAGGTGCTAAACGATAAATTCGGCATCGTAAAAGGGCTCATGACCACGATCCACGCCTATACAAACGGCCAAAGCTTGGTTGACGTGAAGGCCAAAGACTTCCGTCGCTCGCGCGCTGCAGCCCTAAATATCGGGCCTACGACCACAGGAGCCGCCAAAGCGATCGCCAAAGTGCTTCCCGAGCTAAACGGCAAGATGCACGGCCAAGCCGTCCGCGTGCCGGTCGCAAACGTCTCGATGGTCGATCTAACGGCGGTTTTAAAAAGACCGGCTGGCAAAGAGGAGATAAACGAGGCGTTTAGAGCGGCTGCGGAGTCAAATTTAAAGGGGATTTTATTTGTCGATGACGATTATAGAGTGAGCAGCGACTTTTGTACGAGCGCATACAGTAGTATCGTGGCTAGCGACACTACGCAGGTTATTGCGGGCGATATGGTGAAGGTCTTTGCATGGTACGACAACGAGTGGGGCTACTCGACAAGGCTTGTTGACCTAGCTAAGATCGTGGCTACGAAGTAA
- a CDS encoding NAD-dependent epimerase: MKILVTGTAGFIGFHLANALVARGDEVVGYDVINDYYDVNLKLARLKTAGFETSEIDYGKLITSKTHPNLKFIKADLADEKTMKELFAKEKFDVVVNLAAQAGVRYSLINPKAYIDSNITGFMNILECCRHNEIKNLVYASSSSVYGLNENMPFSTHEAVNHPISLYAATKKSNEMMAHTYSHLFNVPTTGLRFFTVYGPWGRPDMALFLFVDAALKDKTIDVFNYGKMKRDFTYVDDIVKGIIKCIDNPAKPNPNWDAKHPDPATSKAPFKVYNIGNNSPVELMDYIKAVEIKIGREIKKNFFPLQAGDVPATFADVSDLVADFDYKPNTKVNDGVAKFVEWYCEFYGVKI, from the coding sequence ATGAAAATTTTAGTAACTGGAACAGCTGGATTTATAGGATTTCACCTTGCAAATGCCCTTGTGGCACGTGGCGATGAGGTTGTTGGGTATGACGTGATAAATGACTATTACGACGTAAATTTAAAGCTTGCACGCCTAAAAACGGCTGGCTTTGAGACTAGCGAGATAGACTATGGCAAGCTTATCACCTCAAAAACGCATCCGAATTTAAAATTTATAAAAGCAGATCTCGCTGATGAAAAGACGATGAAAGAGCTTTTTGCCAAAGAAAAATTTGACGTAGTGGTAAATTTAGCTGCACAAGCAGGCGTTCGCTACTCGCTCATAAACCCAAAAGCCTACATAGACAGCAATATCACGGGTTTTATGAACATCCTAGAGTGCTGCCGCCACAATGAGATCAAAAATTTAGTCTATGCAAGCTCTAGCTCGGTTTATGGCCTAAATGAGAACATGCCATTTTCTACGCACGAGGCGGTAAATCACCCTATAAGCCTCTACGCAGCGACTAAAAAGAGCAACGAGATGATGGCACACACTTATAGCCACCTATTTAATGTGCCAACGACTGGACTTCGCTTTTTTACGGTGTATGGACCATGGGGACGCCCTGATATGGCGCTATTTTTGTTTGTTGATGCTGCGCTTAAAGATAAAACTATCGACGTCTTTAACTACGGCAAGATGAAGCGCGACTTTACCTACGTGGACGACATCGTAAAGGGTATCATCAAGTGCATCGACAACCCTGCTAAGCCTAATCCAAACTGGGACGCAAAGCACCCAGATCCTGCCACTTCAAAAGCTCCTTTTAAGGTCTATAATATCGGCAACAACAGCCCAGTCGAGCTAATGGATTACATAAAAGCAGTTGAGATAAAGATCGGCCGTGAGATCAAGAAAAATTTCTTCCCACTTCAAGCAGGCGACGTGCCAGCGACATTTGCTGATGTGAGCGATTTGGTGGCTGACTTTGACTACAAGCCAAATACAAAAGTAAACGACGGCGTGGCTAAATTTGTCGAGTGGTACTGCGAGTTTTACGGAGTTAAGATTTAA
- a CDS encoding DNA-3-methyladenine glycosylase I encodes MRRCEWAKGELDIAYHDNEWGKVVKEDRKFFEMIVLEGFQAGLSWHGVLQKREAMREAFDGFDPEKIKLYGEAEIAKFMQNERLIRNRLKLKSLAINALAFLSVTQEFGSFYDYLWGYLLRKFDPKFDGKQIINHYQDIKQVPATTPMSDFVAKELKKRGFKFLGSVSTYAFLQSVGIVDDHMDYCFCKAKA; translated from the coding sequence ATGAGGCGATGCGAATGGGCAAAAGGCGAGCTTGATATAGCTTACCACGATAACGAGTGGGGCAAAGTCGTAAAAGAAGATAGAAAATTTTTCGAAATGATAGTTTTGGAAGGCTTTCAGGCGGGACTTTCGTGGCATGGAGTGCTTCAAAAAAGAGAGGCCATGAGAGAGGCGTTTGATGGCTTTGATCCAGAGAAGATCAAGCTTTACGGCGAGGCTGAGATAGCGAAATTTATGCAAAATGAGAGGCTGATCCGTAATAGATTAAAACTAAAATCACTCGCTATAAATGCCCTTGCATTTTTATCCGTAACGCAAGAATTTGGTAGCTTTTATGACTATCTTTGGGGATATTTGTTAAGAAAATTTGACCCAAAATTTGACGGCAAGCAGATCATAAATCACTATCAAGATATCAAACAAGTGCCAGCCACTACGCCGATGTCTGATTTTGTGGCAAAGGAGCTAAAAAAGCGAGGGTTTAAATTTTTAGGCTCTGTTAGCACCTATGCATTTTTGCAAAGTGTGGGCATTGTAGACGATCATATGGATTATTGCTTTTGCAAGGCAAAAGCTTGA
- a CDS encoding phosphoglycerate kinase has protein sequence MSEILSINDLELGGAKVFVRCDFNVPMDEFLNITDDRRIRSAIPTIRYCLDNGCSVVLASHLGRPKNGFEEKFSLRGVAKRLSRLLDRDVIFAEDVVGADAKAKVAALKPGEILLLENLRFEKGETKNDEALAAELAKYGEFYINDAFGVCHRAHSSVEAITKFYDEKHKAAGFLLQKEINFAQNLIKHPTRPFVAVVGGSKVSGKLQALHNLLPRVDKLIIGGGMAFTFLKSLGENIGNSLLEEDLIEDAREILRKGRELGVKIYLPVDVVAAQTFSAESAVKYVPAQEIPNGWMGLDIGPASIRLFKEVIADAQTIWWNGPMGVFEMDKFSKGSIKISHAIIDTHATTVVGGGDTADVVERAGDADEMTFISTGGGASLELIEGKELPGIKPLRKEE, from the coding sequence ATGAGTGAAATTTTATCGATCAATGATCTTGAGCTCGGCGGCGCGAAGGTATTTGTTAGGTGCGATTTTAACGTGCCGATGGACGAGTTTTTAAACATCACCGACGACCGCAGGATCCGCTCGGCGATACCAACTATTCGCTACTGCCTAGATAACGGCTGCAGCGTGGTTTTGGCTAGCCACTTAGGACGTCCTAAAAATGGCTTTGAGGAAAAATTTTCGCTGCGAGGCGTGGCAAAGAGGCTTTCTAGGCTACTTGATAGAGACGTGATATTTGCCGAGGACGTCGTCGGCGCGGATGCCAAAGCTAAAGTCGCCGCGCTAAAACCGGGCGAAATTTTACTTCTTGAAAATTTGCGCTTTGAAAAGGGCGAGACCAAAAACGACGAGGCGCTAGCCGCTGAGCTCGCTAAATACGGCGAATTTTACATAAACGACGCGTTTGGCGTCTGCCACAGAGCTCACAGCTCGGTCGAGGCGATCACTAAATTTTACGACGAGAAGCACAAAGCGGCGGGATTTTTGCTGCAAAAGGAGATAAATTTCGCCCAAAATCTCATCAAACACCCTACGCGCCCGTTCGTCGCGGTCGTCGGCGGTAGTAAGGTTAGCGGCAAGCTGCAAGCCCTGCACAACCTGCTTCCGCGCGTGGATAAGCTGATAATCGGCGGCGGCATGGCGTTCACGTTTTTAAAATCGCTCGGCGAAAATATCGGAAATTCGCTGCTCGAAGAAGATCTCATCGAGGACGCGCGCGAAATTTTACGCAAGGGCAGGGAGCTTGGCGTTAAAATTTACCTACCAGTAGATGTCGTCGCTGCTCAGACATTTTCAGCTGAAAGTGCCGTAAAATACGTCCCAGCCCAAGAGATCCCAAATGGCTGGATGGGGCTTGACATCGGGCCTGCGTCGATTAGGCTATTTAAAGAGGTCATCGCCGATGCGCAAACCATCTGGTGGAACGGACCTATGGGCGTTTTTGAGATGGATAAATTTAGCAAAGGCAGTATCAAAATAAGCCACGCTATCATCGACACTCACGCGACAACCGTCGTTGGCGGTGGCGATACGGCTGACGTGGTCGAGCGCGCAGGAGATGCTGATGAGATGACATTTATCTCAACTGGCGGAGGTGCGAGCTTGGAGCTAATAGAAGGCAAAGAGCTGCCTGGCATAAAGCCGCTTAGAAAAGAGGAGTAG
- the nadD gene encoding nicotinate (nicotinamide) nucleotide adenylyltransferase, translating to MKLALFGGSFDPVHLGHDSIVKMALSGLDIDKLIIMPTFISPFKSEFSAPPELRLKWIREIWGGLEKVEISDYEINLARPVPTIETVKYLYEKFKIEKFYLIIGADHLATLDKWHGYEELKNLVQFVIAKRNHIEIPRNLQKMDVHVDVSSSQIRHQKGLDELPSKIKNEIINFYQGLKMQERSMQERTESIVKVLDAKKAEEIQVFDMSGDDYFVKAVVIATTLGERHAYSLSEDLKEELKPLGEKFIGTESSPDWIVMDLGDILVHLLSPAYRAKYNIEEFLQKLKTSKES from the coding sequence ATGAAGTTAGCACTTTTTGGCGGGAGCTTTGATCCAGTTCATTTAGGACACGATAGTATTGTAAAAATGGCACTAAGTGGCCTAGATATTGACAAGCTCATCATCATGCCAACTTTTATAAGTCCCTTTAAGAGCGAATTTTCAGCTCCACCAGAGCTTCGCCTAAAGTGGATAAGAGAAATTTGGGGCGGCCTAGAGAAGGTCGAGATTTCTGACTATGAGATAAATTTAGCTCGCCCGGTGCCTACCATAGAGACGGTTAAGTATTTGTATGAGAAATTCAAGATAGAAAAATTTTATCTCATAATAGGCGCGGACCACCTAGCCACACTTGATAAATGGCACGGGTACGAGGAGCTAAAAAATTTAGTGCAGTTTGTGATCGCCAAGCGCAATCACATAGAAATTCCACGTAATTTACAAAAAATGGACGTACACGTGGATGTTAGCTCGTCGCAGATCAGGCATCAAAAGGGGCTTGATGAGCTGCCTAGCAAGATAAAAAATGAAATTATAAATTTTTACCAAGGATTAAAAATGCAAGAGAGATCGATGCAAGAGCGCACCGAAAGTATAGTTAAGGTTTTAGACGCAAAAAAGGCTGAAGAGATACAAGTGTTTGATATGAGTGGAGATGATTATTTCGTAAAAGCCGTAGTTATCGCCACAACACTTGGCGAGAGGCACGCTTACTCACTGAGCGAGGATCTAAAAGAGGAACTTAAACCTCTTGGAGAAAAATTTATAGGCACTGAGAGTTCGCCTGATTGGATCGTGATGGACCTTGGCGACATCTTAGTACATCTTTTAAGCCCAGCTTATCGAGCAAAATACAACATCGAAGAGTTTTTGCAAAAGCTAAAAACTAGCAAAGAGTCTTAA